The Psychrobacter arenosus region GTAGTGGGTAAGCCGCTGCCAAACTGGATGTCTTTACTTTTTGAAGGTCAAGAAAGCAAAGTAGATGCGGAAGTAAAACAAGCTATTACAGCTTGGCGCGAGTCTATGATTGCTGATCTTAAAGACGAGACTGGCATCGAGCTGCCATTAGAGTCTAGCGCTGACGACGACGTGGATTTCTCTTTGGAGTCTGACCTAGCCGCTTGGTCTGTAGGCTTTGTCGATGCTATGTATGGCGATGAGAATGTTGACTGGTTTAGCGAAGAAGATACCGCTGAAGACGTCGCTATGTTGACGCTCCCGATGATGGTATTTAGCGGCATCGATATGGCAGGGGATGAGGAAGAAGAAGATCCTGCATTGGCTGAAATTCGCAGTGACGAAGATGCGTTAGCGCAAATGGCCAACAGTATTGAAGGCAATTTGACTGAGCTGTATCTGTTGTTTCATACGCAAGACTAAGAGCTCTACATAAGCTGATAACTAACAGACGTATAAATACTAGCCAAGCGCGGGCACCCTACTATAAGGGCTGCCCGTTTTTTTTATCCAACGTTGCCGTAAAACCACCCACTTCAGGGGGTGGTTTTACGGCAACTCCGTAGTT contains the following coding sequences:
- a CDS encoding UPF0149 family protein; translated protein: MTLDDLKDYLDSDANEFGLETVATHGYLAATVVGKPLPNWMSLLFEGQESKVDAEVKQAITAWRESMIADLKDETGIELPLESSADDDVDFSLESDLAAWSVGFVDAMYGDENVDWFSEEDTAEDVAMLTLPMMVFSGIDMAGDEEEEDPALAEIRSDEDALAQMANSIEGNLTELYLLFHTQD